The Alicyclobacillus macrosporangiidus CPP55 genome segment GTCAGTGCGGTCTCCACGGCCGGACGGCCGGTCTTCGGATGAATCCCGACGGGGAAACCCGCGCCATTGTCAATCACGGTGACGCTGTTGTCCGGGTGAATCTGAACGACAATTCGGGTACACCGCCCGGCCAGCGCCTCGTCCACGGCGTTGTCGACGATCTCCCAGACCAAGTGATGCAATCCTCGCGAACTTGTCGACCCGATGTACATGCCGGGCCGCTTGCGCACCGCCTCCAGACCCTCCAGCACTTGAATTTGTGTTTCGTCGTAGACCTGCGGTTCTGGCAATACCGTTCCCTCCAGCGTATGTCGTCCTAGACGGTGTCAAGCCGAATCAGTGCGCGGACGGATCACACGCCGGTCTGGCGTGCCCGTCGTTTCAGGGTGGCAGAAGAGATGGGGGAATAGTAGATCTGGTCCACGGTCACCACAAAGGACTTGTACGGACCCGCTTCCACGGTCACAATCCGGCCGCCCTCGGCGGCTCGGCCGAGAAAGGCCTCATTGGCTGAGTCGGCTCTTCCGCGCATATCAAAGATGCCGACAATATCTTTCGCGCGCACCGCGGTGTCTCCGCCGAGATGTATAAACACAGAAACACCTACCCCTCCTTCTGTATTATACCAGAACGCACTTGAAACAAACGCGCAGCCAGACGGAGGTTGCCTTGTATGGGAAACAGCGCCGTGGTCGTGAGGATGGTCTGCACTTTTTCACTCATCGACCACACCAGCCGCTGTTGGCGCGTGTTGTCCAGCTCCGACAACACGTCGTCTAGTAAGAGCACGGGGTACTCACCGACTTCGTCCCGGATCAAGTCCATCTCGGCCAGGCGGAGGGACAAGGCGATGGTCCGCTGCTGGCCTTGGCTCGCGAAGGACTGCACCGGTTGTCCGTCGATGAAGAACAACAGGTCGTCGCGGTGCGGGCCCACCGACGTGTGGCCGGTTTGCAGATCGGCCGCACGGCGGGTTGCCAAGGCCTGCAGAAGGGCCTCGCGGACCTCTGCGACTGAAATCGATCCAGCCTCCCCCAACCCTTCGAGAGGGCTTCGGTATTGGAACGTGAAGCGCTCCCGGCCATCGGAAATCTCGTCGTGGATCCGTTGCGCGATGCCGCGCAGGCGCGTCAGAAACCCGTGGCGCCGCACCACCACCTCAGCGCCGTGGTCGGCCATCTGCGCCTCGAGCACCTCCAGATAGGTGTTATCCACCCGGTCCTGTTTCAGGAACGCGTTGCGCTGTTGAAGTGCGCGCTGATACTGGGCCAGGTGGTAGAGATACTTGGGCTGGGTCTGGCCGATCTCCATGTCGATAAACCGGCGTCGTGCGGCTGGCGCCCCTTTCACCAGCTGGAGATCTTCCGGTGCAAACAGAACCACCTGAAAGTGGCCGACGAAATCAGTCATCTTCGCCTGCAGAACCCCGTTGACCTCGGCGCGTTTGGCGCCGCGGTGCAGTTCGACCGCCAGGGTTCGTGGCCTGCCCGCGGTGATGACCTGCGCGCTGACGCGAGCACCGTCGGCTCCCCACTGGATGCAATCGGCGTCGCGCGATGTCCGATGCGCCCTGCCCATGGCGAGGAAGTACACGGCCTCGAGAGCGTTCGTCTTCCCCTGGGCATTCTCGCCGATGAATACATTCACCCCCGGGGAGAATTCGATCCGCTGGTGTGTATAGTTTCGGTACTGCGTCAGTTCCAGCCATTCGATGTGCATCGTCGGTTCCGCCGGTTGAAGGTTACCTCCAGAGAATTGGCGAGATGAGTTGGAGGCCATTTTCGGCCCCAGATTCCCGGATGGTGAACGGTTGGTTGGGGCCATTGAATTGCAGCACAACCTCGTCGGCGCTCAGCGCGCGCAGCGCGTCCAGGACGTACCGGGCATTGAATGCGATCGACAGGTCGTCCCCCTCCATGCGGTTGGCCTCAATGCGTTCAGAGACGTTGCCGATCTCCGAAGAGCTCGACGACACCTGAATGGAGGTCCCACTGATCTCGAAACGCACCATATGGTTTTCGCGATCGCGGGCGATGAGGGCCGCGCGATCGACCGCATCGGCCATCAGGCCCGCATCGATGGCCACTTCGGTGCGGTGGGTGCTCGGGATGATCCGGGTGGTGTCCGGGTATGTGCCTTCGATGAGACGAGTGTAAAAGTGCGTGGTGCCGACCACGAACAGGCTGTGGCTGTCCGATACGTACAGCTGGACGGGCACGTTGTCGTCAGGCAGGATTTTCGCCAGCTCGACGAGCGACTTGCTGGGAATGATGACGTTCCAGGCGGAATCGCCGGCTTCCGCGGAGCCGATCCAGCGGGTGGCGAGGCGGAGCCCGTCGGTTGCGGTGAACTGCAGACGGCCGGTACCGAGTTCCACGTGCACACCGGTGAGGATCGGCCGGACCTCTGATGTTGCCGAGGCGAATGCGGTGGCGCGCACCAGTTCGCGAACGTGGTCGCTGGTGACCTGGAGC includes the following:
- the dnaN gene encoding DNA polymerase III subunit beta — protein: MKFTIAQPALLNVLQTASKAVAVRTTKQVLTGILLQAEAGRLIATAYDLELGIRVEVPADDVNLLSVQEPGAIVLSARYLADVVRKLPNREVSVGVGSNYMTEIRCGQVEFHLHGIDAAEFPLLPVFQSSQSLQVTSDHVRELVRATAFASATSEVRPILTGVHVELGTGRLQFTATDGLRLATRWIGSAEAGDSAWNVIIPSKSLVELAKILPDDNVPVQLYVSDSHSLFVVGTTHFYTRLIEGTYPDTTRIIPSTHRTEVAIDAGLMADAVDRAALIARDRENHMVRFEISGTSIQVSSSSSEIGNVSERIEANRMEGDDLSIAFNARYVLDALRALSADEVVLQFNGPNQPFTIRESGAENGLQLISPILWR
- the remB gene encoding extracellular matrix regulator RemB; this encodes MFIHLGGDTAVRAKDIVGIFDMRGRADSANEAFLGRAAEGGRIVTVEAGPYKSFVVTVDQIYYSPISSATLKRRARQTGV
- the recF gene encoding DNA replication/repair protein RecF (All proteins in this family for which functions are known are DNA-binding proteins that assist the filamentation of RecA onto DNA for the initiation of recombination or recombinational repair.), which translates into the protein MHIEWLELTQYRNYTHQRIEFSPGVNVFIGENAQGKTNALEAVYFLAMGRAHRTSRDADCIQWGADGARVSAQVITAGRPRTLAVELHRGAKRAEVNGVLQAKMTDFVGHFQVVLFAPEDLQLVKGAPAARRRFIDMEIGQTQPKYLYHLAQYQRALQQRNAFLKQDRVDNTYLEVLEAQMADHGAEVVVRRHGFLTRLRGIAQRIHDEISDGRERFTFQYRSPLEGLGEAGSISVAEVREALLQALATRRAADLQTGHTSVGPHRDDLLFFIDGQPVQSFASQGQQRTIALSLRLAEMDLIRDEVGEYPVLLLDDVLSELDNTRQQRLVWSMSEKVQTILTTTALFPIQGNLRLAARLFQVRSGIIQKEG